A region of Reichenbachiella carrageenanivorans DNA encodes the following proteins:
- a CDS encoding HesB/IscA family protein: MLNVSEKAQNRIVELKKAEGHTDNHNLRVSVKGGGCSGLMYDLAFDDQITDKDDVFEGANGVKVIVDKKSLFYLLDTTLDFSDGLNGKGFQFVNPNATRTCGCGESFAV; encoded by the coding sequence ATGTTGAACGTATCAGAAAAAGCGCAAAACAGAATTGTTGAATTGAAGAAGGCTGAAGGCCATACAGATAATCACAACCTACGCGTATCCGTCAAAGGTGGTGGTTGCTCAGGCTTGATGTACGATCTTGCATTCGACGATCAGATTACTGACAAAGACGATGTCTTTGAAGGTGCTAACGGAGTTAAAGTCATTGTAGACAAAAAAAGTCTTTTTTATCTATTAGACACTACTTTAGATTTTTCAGATGGCCTCAATGGAAAAGGCTTTCAGTTTGTAAATCCAAATGCCACCCGTACGTGTGGCTGTGGCGAAAGCTTCGCAGTTTAA